In a single window of the Thermofilum uzonense genome:
- a CDS encoding DUF711 family protein yields the protein MTDSIDIRAAVLHVNNETIEDRKKLSNSISRFLEGLDNFTRTTSLKVVSKRIVAAPIHTYESARLAIGLYEEAEANGINYVGLPILKTDPEKTSELLENYPRLFISTEYKPEDEGKIVETLRRITEKSHLQATRYAVSFGPLLQTPYFPATRTIKEGVTLSLLYVEAYAQSRLPELKRLLENLQANAASSWPNFIGTDFSLSPWMERSVASLVERISGVMFTLPGTIAAIRRINRDLEDLSRSLRSTGFNELMLPLAEDNRLKELARLGQLRLSHLINYASYCVAGLDMVVIPDSTENTVLEGILRDLWEIHLLKKKTIGMRIILAPNQEGEEIDLGMFGKTPVISPLT from the coding sequence ATGACCGATTCGATAGACATTAGGGCAGCTGTATTACACGTAAATAATGAAACCATTGAGGATCGTAAAAAGCTTAGCAATTCCATATCCCGGTTCCTTGAAGGATTAGACAACTTCACGAGAACCACTAGTCTCAAGGTGGTGAGCAAGAGAATAGTGGCCGCGCCGATACACACATATGAGAGTGCTAGGTTAGCCATAGGTCTTTATGAGGAAGCTGAGGCAAACGGTATAAACTACGTAGGCCTCCCGATTCTGAAAACAGACCCCGAGAAAACTTCTGAACTCTTAGAAAATTATCCTAGGCTCTTTATCTCCACAGAATACAAGCCTGAGGATGAGGGAAAGATCGTTGAAACACTTAGAAGAATAACGGAGAAATCTCATCTACAGGCTACCCGCTACGCCGTGAGCTTTGGCCCCCTGTTGCAGACACCGTATTTCCCGGCAACTCGAACAATTAAAGAAGGCGTAACACTGAGCCTGCTCTACGTTGAGGCCTATGCTCAGAGCAGACTACCTGAGCTCAAGCGCTTGTTAGAGAATCTCCAGGCTAACGCGGCTTCAAGCTGGCCAAACTTTATCGGAACAGACTTCTCCTTGAGCCCATGGATGGAGCGCAGCGTTGCTAGCCTTGTTGAACGCATATCTGGCGTCATGTTCACTCTCCCAGGAACGATAGCCGCTATAAGAAGAATTAACAGGGATCTAGAAGACTTGAGTCGGAGCCTGAGAAGTACAGGCTTTAACGAATTAATGCTCCCATTGGCAGAAGATAACAGACTTAAAGAACTTGCACGCTTAGGACAGCTGAGACTTAGCCACTTGATAAACTATGCCTCATACTGTGTAGCCGGGCTAGACATGGTAGTTATCCCAGACTCAACAGAAAACACCGTGTTAGAAGGCATTTTAAGAGATCTGTGGGAGATACATCTTCTCAAGAAAAAAACTATAGGTATGAGGATCATCCTAGCACCGAATCAAGAGGGAGAAGAAATAGACCTTGGAATGTTCGGTAAGACCCCTGTCATATCCCCGTTGACCTAA
- the speD gene encoding adenosylmethionine decarboxylase, with protein MAGKTRGVRGGGVGRHLIVEMFECDPTVLDSVDIVRSALIDAAVASNSTVVSYDFYRFKPHGVSGYVLVAESHISIHTWPEYGYAAIDVFTCGEHTDPWKGLDMLRDRLRAKKMTVLEIVRGVGIENYEGYWIPPEKKKAEALVTSK; from the coding sequence ATGGCTGGCAAAACTCGTGGGGTGAGAGGAGGAGGCGTAGGACGCCACCTCATAGTAGAAATGTTCGAGTGCGACCCTACGGTACTTGACAGTGTAGACATTGTTCGCTCTGCCCTCATAGACGCTGCAGTTGCTTCAAACAGCACTGTAGTGAGCTATGACTTCTACCGGTTCAAGCCTCATGGAGTTAGCGGATATGTATTGGTAGCTGAATCTCACATATCAATTCATACCTGGCCTGAGTATGGCTACGCAGCGATAGACGTTTTCACATGTGGAGAGCATACCGATCCCTGGAAGGGGCTTGACATGCTAAGGGACCGGTTACGGGCTAAAAAGATGACTGTCCTAGAGATTGTCCGTGGTGTAGGAATTGAAAACTACGAAGGCTACTGGATTCCACCCGAGAAGAAGAAGGCCGAGGCCCTTGTCACCTCAAAATAA
- a CDS encoding adenylate kinase family protein, whose translation MSILITGTPGVGKTTVAHQLASKLGLKYLNLGDIVKDKGLYTQYDARTDSYIVDLKKTRRYLEQILTCKEILDTHLVEAVPPKKISKAIVLRLDPLVLRDRLKERGYVYEKIEENLEAEILDYVLIKAVKRIQRDRLYEVDTTGKTIGEIVEIITKIIQENSKEYRPGSVDWLTKYYFLIEKKGGII comes from the coding sequence ATGTCAATACTAATCACGGGCACCCCTGGAGTGGGTAAAACAACTGTTGCACACCAACTCGCCTCGAAGCTTGGCTTAAAATATCTTAACCTCGGAGACATCGTTAAAGATAAAGGACTCTATACTCAATACGATGCGCGTACAGACTCTTATATCGTGGATTTGAAAAAAACACGCCGTTATCTTGAGCAGATTCTGACGTGTAAGGAGATCTTGGACACTCACCTTGTAGAGGCTGTACCTCCTAAAAAAATTTCTAAAGCTATTGTGCTAAGGCTAGACCCTCTTGTACTACGTGACCGGCTAAAAGAGAGGGGGTATGTTTATGAAAAGATTGAAGAAAACCTGGAGGCAGAAATTCTAGATTACGTGCTTATTAAAGCTGTGAAGAGGATTCAAAGAGATAGATTATATGAAGTAGACACTACGGGAAAAACTATAGGTGAAATTGTTGAAATTATTACGAAAATTATCCAAGAAAACAGTAAGGAATACCGTCCTGGATCAGTTGATTGGCTAACAAAATACTATTTTCTCATTGAGAAGAAAGGGGGAATTATTTAA
- a CDS encoding type II secretion system F family protein: MSSLDGIAYSLFGWAGEAIIRLYPPLKDDIASADMKVYPPAYAARVVMLSLIALALGFAFDAPLVMIMSRLGAGLLQIVSLSILAPIILASLTFILALFYPRLKVSSRVSRFDLEIPYLSVYITVMATGGISPYTSFERLAKAPKVLFQEIRKEATRFFISVKAIGMDPLSAIEESAKRVPHNGYKQLMLGYAATLRAGGDVVHYLQRQTEVMLRERVSQVKTVGERIGALMESYMAIVLLTSMTLYVLYVVNMALAQAGLGLQQGAFQFVIVSYIVMPMLSGLFIYLADLMQPKYPVYDSTPYIIYFALGLPLTIFLFIATTLPFLVPPPLSTALRTVFYPFVTLVESITKALGMQRGYESGVGMIISTSIGLIPPMIAENYSTLKFGGIQYGLTRFLRDLVEVRKTGMAPEKCITNLKDRDYGRFTPYLQEMATQVGWGVSLGKIFQRFSRGMKNWFALISMFLLVESIEVGGGTPQTLEALASYAETLEQVEKEKKAALRPLMLMPYVGALIITIVVLILVSFMGSMLKFAGQSISTEQLTSTFLPPVIINSYMMGLAAGKIGSERVSAGFLHAFLLMLANLVSMIIAPQITAGMMPRL, translated from the coding sequence ATGTCCTCTCTTGATGGTATTGCTTACAGCTTGTTCGGCTGGGCCGGCGAGGCAATTATACGGCTTTACCCACCGCTCAAGGACGACATAGCCTCAGCCGACATGAAGGTATATCCACCTGCGTATGCTGCGAGGGTTGTCATGTTGTCTCTGATAGCCCTTGCACTGGGCTTTGCCTTCGACGCTCCTCTCGTCATGATAATGAGTCGTCTAGGCGCGGGGCTCTTACAGATAGTCTCCCTTTCAATTCTCGCTCCGATAATTCTGGCATCTTTGACGTTTATTCTTGCTCTTTTCTATCCTAGGTTAAAAGTGTCGTCCCGTGTATCTAGGTTTGACCTGGAGATACCCTACCTATCCGTATACATAACAGTTATGGCTACTGGTGGAATCTCTCCCTATACAAGCTTTGAACGCCTCGCAAAGGCACCCAAGGTATTGTTCCAGGAAATCAGGAAGGAGGCTACACGCTTCTTCATAAGCGTAAAGGCTATTGGTATGGATCCGCTTTCCGCCATAGAGGAGAGCGCCAAAAGAGTCCCTCACAATGGCTACAAGCAGCTCATGCTAGGCTATGCAGCAACGTTGAGAGCTGGAGGGGACGTTGTACACTATCTCCAGAGACAGACGGAAGTCATGCTACGTGAACGAGTATCACAAGTAAAGACCGTTGGAGAGAGAATAGGTGCACTGATGGAATCATACATGGCAATTGTTTTGCTCACATCGATGACTTTATATGTGCTTTACGTCGTGAACATGGCTCTAGCACAGGCGGGTCTCGGGCTCCAGCAGGGTGCGTTCCAGTTCGTGATAGTATCTTACATAGTGATGCCCATGCTTTCAGGGCTCTTCATTTACTTGGCTGACCTTATGCAACCAAAGTACCCCGTCTACGATAGCACCCCATACATAATATACTTCGCACTAGGGCTTCCACTAACAATATTTCTTTTCATTGCAACAACACTACCCTTCCTCGTGCCTCCACCACTCTCCACAGCACTGCGCACGGTATTCTATCCGTTTGTCACACTTGTAGAGTCAATTACAAAGGCCCTGGGAATGCAGCGTGGATATGAGAGCGGCGTCGGCATGATTATCTCCACAAGCATAGGCCTGATTCCACCCATGATAGCCGAAAACTATTCTACCCTAAAGTTCGGGGGCATACAGTACGGCTTAACCCGGTTCTTGAGAGACCTCGTAGAGGTGAGGAAGACAGGCATGGCTCCCGAAAAATGCATCACGAACCTCAAAGATCGAGACTACGGTCGATTCACTCCATATCTTCAAGAAATGGCTACACAGGTTGGATGGGGTGTATCCCTCGGCAAGATCTTTCAAAGATTTTCACGTGGTATGAAAAACTGGTTCGCGTTAATCTCCATGTTCCTCCTCGTTGAGAGTATCGAGGTGGGGGGTGGGACGCCACAGACACTGGAGGCCCTCGCGAGTTACGCCGAGACACTTGAACAGGTAGAGAAGGAGAAGAAGGCTGCTCTGAGGCCTTTAATGCTGATGCCCTACGTGGGTGCCCTCATCATAACAATCGTCGTTTTGATCCTGGTTAGTTTCATGGGCTCTATGCTTAAGTTTGCCGGGCAAAGCATCTCCACCGAGCAGTTGACTAGTACATTCCTCCCACCAGTTATAATTAACAGTTACATGATGGGTTTAGCAGCGGGTAAGATTGGTTCTGAGAGAGTTTCAGCCGGCTTCCTGCACGCGTTTTTACTCATGTTGGCAAACCTTGTCTCAATGATAATAGCTCCGCAGATAACAGCGGGTATGATGCCAAGGTTATAG
- a CDS encoding type II/IV secretion system ATPase subunit, which translates to MPKRKPKKATGKGKKEEKPEETVVHLPVREDYKVVTEYWVVEPYAKVKIVEIPEAGNQRAYFVEEVQLTEEERKAVDKLIDILSVELEPPASFDVDLRQHVIDEARRLAEKYKGSLRGIGEESWGKVIYYIERDLVGYGPIEVLMRDYRLEDISCDGVDRAIHVWHREYESIPTNIVFRSRDYLREFIVKLAHMSGKHISAAFPIVDAMLPGRHRLAATYGEEVSPRGSTFTIRKFREKPLSIVEMVEGGNLDDWTAAYLWLMIENRMTAMVIGATAAGKTTLLNAIANFFKPGFKIVTIEETPELNLPHENWVQLVSRESYGLGESKVGQITLYDLVKVSLRYRPDYIIVGEVRGEEAFVLFQAMSTGHGGMSTMHADSLDRAVKRLTSPPMNVSPAYIPSLNIALLSERTVLPSGGFARRVKHVWEVEDFEKYREVVRWDPVKDTHRVISESYHIKHIAERTGKTPEDMYKEIERRRVVLKWMQMKGIKETKDVFTVINRYYMYPDEVYATAYAELKEANALPQPLKITPKAVVEVIPQARPVVAKPAIQPAAQVAAQTSTTVKIPEENNSTPIAEPVPSLPPEGTAVLKALAVLGGEGDHASVFSLTALSREQFVKAVGDLSGKRLVIPTLIYVEGRPTVGYRLTSEGEALVKKLGLK; encoded by the coding sequence ATGCCCAAGAGAAAGCCAAAGAAAGCCACGGGTAAGGGGAAGAAGGAGGAGAAGCCTGAGGAGACAGTAGTTCATCTACCGGTTCGAGAGGACTACAAAGTCGTCACAGAGTACTGGGTTGTGGAGCCCTACGCTAAGGTCAAGATAGTTGAGATACCTGAGGCTGGCAATCAGAGGGCGTATTTTGTGGAGGAGGTTCAGCTTACGGAGGAGGAGAGGAAGGCGGTGGACAAGCTCATCGATATTTTGAGCGTGGAGCTTGAGCCGCCAGCCTCTTTTGACGTTGATTTGAGGCAACACGTGATAGATGAGGCTAGACGTCTCGCTGAGAAATATAAGGGGTCTCTTCGTGGAATCGGGGAGGAGAGCTGGGGGAAGGTGATATATTATATTGAGCGTGACCTTGTCGGCTATGGACCAATCGAGGTCTTGATGCGAGACTACAGGCTCGAGGACATCAGCTGTGATGGTGTCGACAGGGCTATACACGTATGGCACAGGGAATATGAGAGTATACCGACAAACATCGTATTTAGGAGCCGTGATTATCTGAGGGAGTTTATCGTCAAGCTCGCTCACATGTCAGGTAAGCATATCTCTGCAGCTTTCCCGATAGTCGACGCGATGCTTCCTGGGAGACACCGACTCGCGGCGACTTACGGTGAAGAGGTTTCTCCAAGGGGTAGCACCTTTACTATACGCAAGTTCCGTGAGAAGCCACTCTCAATAGTCGAGATGGTAGAAGGTGGGAACCTTGATGACTGGACCGCTGCATACCTCTGGCTGATGATTGAGAACAGGATGACGGCGATGGTGATAGGTGCTACCGCCGCAGGCAAAACCACGCTTTTGAACGCCATTGCGAACTTCTTTAAGCCGGGCTTCAAGATAGTAACTATAGAGGAGACGCCTGAACTAAACCTTCCGCACGAGAACTGGGTTCAACTGGTCAGCAGGGAGAGCTATGGTCTAGGTGAGAGCAAGGTTGGACAGATAACCCTCTACGATCTCGTTAAGGTGTCCTTGAGGTATCGTCCTGATTACATTATAGTCGGAGAGGTTAGGGGTGAGGAGGCTTTCGTACTCTTCCAGGCCATGAGTACGGGCCACGGAGGAATGTCGACAATGCACGCTGACTCCCTTGATCGTGCTGTTAAGAGGCTCACAAGCCCCCCTATGAACGTCTCACCCGCTTATATCCCCTCTCTCAACATAGCTCTGTTATCTGAGAGAACAGTTCTTCCTTCAGGCGGGTTTGCGCGTAGGGTAAAGCATGTTTGGGAAGTTGAAGACTTCGAAAAATATAGAGAGGTTGTCAGATGGGACCCGGTAAAGGATACTCATAGGGTTATCTCTGAAAGCTATCATATAAAACACATCGCGGAAAGGACTGGAAAAACCCCCGAGGATATGTACAAGGAGATAGAGCGTAGAAGAGTGGTGCTGAAGTGGATGCAGATGAAAGGCATCAAGGAGACTAAAGACGTCTTCACAGTGATCAACAGGTACTATATGTATCCGGATGAGGTTTATGCGACGGCCTACGCCGAGCTGAAGGAGGCCAACGCGCTCCCACAACCCTTAAAGATAACGCCGAAGGCCGTGGTTGAAGTCATTCCACAGGCCCGACCCGTCGTAGCCAAGCCTGCTATCCAGCCCGCCGCCCAAGTTGCCGCACAGACATCAACAACGGTGAAAATACCAGAGGAGAATAATAGCACGCCAATAGCAGAACCCGTTCCATCCTTACCGCCTGAGGGGACGGCCGTCCTTAAAGCCCTTGCCGTGCTGGGCGGTGAGGGTGACCATGCCTCTGTCTTCTCGCTAACAGCACTTTCACGTGAGCAGTTCGTGAAAGCCGTGGGCGATCTGAGTGGAAAGCGTCTGGTTATTCCAACCCTTATATATGTTGAGGGCAGACCCACCGTGGGCTACAGGCTGACGAGCGAGGGCGAGGCTCTTGTAAAGAAACTTGGGCTGAAATAG